From Paenibacillus sp. PL2-23:
GCTGGAGAAAATGCTGCAGGATCCAGGCAGCGGCCTGGACCTGCCGGCTGCCGTCATTCTGGAGACGCTTCAGGGAGAGGGCGGCCTCAATAGCGCCAGCGACAAATGGCTTCGGAATTTGGAGCGAATCTGCCGCGAGCACGGCATTCTGCTCATTGTAGATGACGTGCAAATGGGCTGCGGCCGCACGGGCACCTTCTTCAGCTTCGAGAAGACTGGCATTGAGCCGGATATCATCTGTATGTCCAAGTCGATCGGCGGCTACGGGCTGCCTATGGCTCTGACGCTGTTGAAGCCGGAGCATGATATCTGGAATCCCGGCGAGCATAACGGCACGTTCCGCGGCAACAACCTTGGCTTTGTTGCGGCAACGGAGGCGCTTCATTATTGGAAGGACCGCGAGCTGGAGAACCGGATAAGCGAGCATGCCAGCACGGTGTCCACCTTCCTCGGCAAGATGGCGTCCCGCTATAGCGGCAAAATTATGGAGGTTCGCGGAAAAGGTTTGATTCAGGGACTGGTGTTCAAGCAGCCGGCCGATGCCGGCAAGCTATGCGCCGCATGCTTCGAGAAGGGCTTGATTATGGAAACCTCCGGCCCGAATGACGAGGTTGCGAAGCTCATGCCGCCTCTGACGATCGAGACATCCGTATTGAAGGACGGTCTTGCCAAGCTGGAGGCGGCGTTGCAGCAAGTATTCGAGCCAGCTCTTGCCAAAGCGGGAGCGACCTCTTAACTTATATTCAGGAAGGCGGAACAAGGACTATGATCGTGAAAAACCTGGATGACATCATCCATACACAGGACGATATTGACACATTGACATGGAATTCCAGAAGACTTCTGCTCAAGAAGGATGGCATGGGCTTCTCGATGCACGACACTATTATTAAGGCTGGAACAGAGACGCTGATCTGGTATCGCAACCATGTGGAAGCCGTGTACTGCATTGAAGGTGAAGGCGAGATTGAAGTGATCGGCGGCGAGACGTACGCCATTAAGCCAGGCACGCTGTACGCGCTCGACGGGCACGAGAAGCATCTGCTGCGCGCCCAATCCCAATTGCGTATGGTGTGCGTATTCAACCCGCCGTTAACCGGAGCCGAGGTGCATGACAAGGACGGCGTCTATCCTATTCTGGAAGAGACGCAGGCGTAAGCTGGACGTTGAGTGGCCGTTAAACCAAATCAAATCGAAATGGAGATGCATACAATGAGCCAAAAATTAGCACAAGAGGACCGTTACCCATCCCGTATTGCCGCACAGCCGGAGCGTTTGGAGCGCAAGGATCCCGTGGTGTACAGCAAGTGGACGCCGGATAGCCCGCTGACCCAGGAGCAAGCCGCATTTTATGAAAAAAACGGTTATTTGTTCCTCGAAAACTTCTTCACAGAGTCTGAGGTCAACGTATGGCGTGAAGAGCTGAACCGGCTGCAGGCCTCGTACCGCGAGCAAGAGGCTTCCCATGTCATTCGCGAGCCGCAAAGCAAAGAGGTCCGCTCGATATTCGCGGTACATGATAACAACGATATATTCCAGGCCTTGTCGAAGCAGGCCAAGCTGACGGCAATCACGAACTTCCTGCTGGGCTCGGACACGTATATTCATCAGTCCCGCATCAATTATAAGCCAGGATTTACGGGCAAGGAATTTTATTGGCATTCGGACTTCGAAACGTGGCATGTCGAGGATGGCATGCCTGCGATGCGGGCATTAAGCTGCTCCATCGCGCTGACGGATAATCATCCCTTCAACGGTCCCCTAATGATTATTCCAGGCTCGCACAAAACCTTCGTGGCATGTGTCG
This genomic window contains:
- the ectB gene encoding diaminobutyrate--2-oxoglutarate transaminase codes for the protein MNAIKQESNKSKLQVFDQLESEVRSYCRSFKTVFTKASNAKLMDRDNREFIDFFAGAGALNYGHNNSRIRAKLIEYLMEDGITHSLDMATEAKERFLLKFQETILAPRGLSYKVMFPGPTGTNSVESAMKIARKVTGRSNVVCFTNAFHGMSLGSLAATGNAFKRGGAGVPLNGTTFLPYDGYLGPLVDTTSLLEKMLQDPGSGLDLPAAVILETLQGEGGLNSASDKWLRNLERICREHGILLIVDDVQMGCGRTGTFFSFEKTGIEPDIICMSKSIGGYGLPMALTLLKPEHDIWNPGEHNGTFRGNNLGFVAATEALHYWKDRELENRISEHASTVSTFLGKMASRYSGKIMEVRGKGLIQGLVFKQPADAGKLCAACFEKGLIMETSGPNDEVAKLMPPLTIETSVLKDGLAKLEAALQQVFEPALAKAGATS
- a CDS encoding ectoine synthase → MIVKNLDDIIHTQDDIDTLTWNSRRLLLKKDGMGFSMHDTIIKAGTETLIWYRNHVEAVYCIEGEGEIEVIGGETYAIKPGTLYALDGHEKHLLRAQSQLRMVCVFNPPLTGAEVHDKDGVYPILEETQA
- the thpD gene encoding ectoine hydroxylase — its product is MSQKLAQEDRYPSRIAAQPERLERKDPVVYSKWTPDSPLTQEQAAFYEKNGYLFLENFFTESEVNVWREELNRLQASYREQEASHVIREPQSKEVRSIFAVHDNNDIFQALSKQAKLTAITNFLLGSDTYIHQSRINYKPGFTGKEFYWHSDFETWHVEDGMPAMRALSCSIALTDNHPFNGPLMIIPGSHKTFVACVGQTPDDHFKESLRKQEYGVPDQESLAALAEKHGIEMPVGKAGSVLLFDCNVLHGSSSNISPYPRSNVFMVYNSVENKLNDPYSGQKPRPGYIATR